In Lachnospiraceae bacterium, one DNA window encodes the following:
- the sfsA gene encoding DNA/RNA nuclease SfsA, translated as MTYDNIVTGTFLKRPNRFIAYVDVNGDIKTCHVKNTGRCQELLVPGCRVVLEFHPKAKEMKRKTEYDLIAVYKGDLLINMDSQAPNQAALEWMREKEAKGLSLENVGIPTNIRREVTHGDSRFDLAFELKDDVTGKTVPAFMEVKGVTLEKEGNVFFPDAPTIRGVKHLNGLAQAKKDGFETFLLLVIQMKGIRKFYPNDETHKAFGDALRAAAAAGVHILAYDCIVQEDSMNIDEKVEVGLLYTADPIAAHAAHEQQPGLSYNDPHII; from the coding sequence ATGACCTATGATAATATAGTAACCGGAACATTTTTAAAACGTCCTAACCGCTTTATTGCCTACGTGGATGTAAATGGGGACATTAAAACCTGCCATGTAAAAAATACAGGCCGCTGTCAGGAGCTTTTAGTTCCCGGATGCAGAGTAGTCCTGGAATTTCATCCCAAAGCAAAGGAAATGAAGCGGAAAACGGAATATGACCTGATCGCAGTTTATAAGGGAGATCTGCTGATCAACATGGACTCCCAGGCACCTAATCAGGCGGCTTTAGAATGGATGCGGGAAAAAGAGGCAAAGGGACTTTCTTTAGAAAACGTTGGGATTCCAACTAATATCAGACGTGAAGTGACTCACGGGGATTCCCGGTTTGACCTTGCTTTTGAATTGAAGGATGATGTAACTGGTAAAACAGTTCCTGCTTTTATGGAAGTAAAGGGCGTCACTCTGGAAAAAGAGGGAAATGTATTTTTCCCTGACGCACCTACCATCCGGGGTGTGAAGCATTTAAATGGACTGGCCCAGGCAAAAAAAGATGGCTTTGAGACTTTTCTCCTCCTTGTGATCCAGATGAAGGGGATCCGGAAATTTTATCCTAATGATGAGACACATAAGGCTTTCGGGGATGCCCTTCGGGCAGCAGCTGCAGCCGGGGTACATATTCTGGCATATGACTGTATCGTTCAGGAAGATTCTATGAATATTGATGAAAAGGTAGAGGTTGGATTACTATACACAGCAGATCCCATTGCTGCTCATGCAGCCCATGAGCAGCAACCTGGGTTATCTTATAACGATCCGCATATAATTTAA
- the uraA gene encoding uracil permease, which translates to MEKRIIQVEEKVPVKLLIPLSIQHMFAMFGASVLVPFLFGISPAIVLFMNGIGTLLFIAITKGKAPAYLGSSFAFLAPASIVIQNFGYEYALGGFVAVGFCGCILALIIYKFGTDWINIVLPPAAMGPVVALIGLELSSNAASNAGLLDETIDPRKIIVFLVTLGVAVFGSILFRKFLAVIPILIAVLAGYAAAIICGIVDFEEVAAAKLIAVPHFTSPKFDPQAIMIILPVILVIISEHIGHQVVTSKIVGRDLLKDPGLHRSLFADNFSTMLSGLIGSVPTTTYGENIGVMAVTGVYSVRVIAGAAILSIVCSFVGKLSALISTIPGPVIGGISFLLYGMIGTSGLRILVDSKVDYSKNRNQMLTSVIFVTGLSGAALRIGNIELTGMVLACVVGMTMSLVFYVLDRFKLTNDQVE; encoded by the coding sequence ATGGAAAAGAGAATCATTCAGGTAGAAGAAAAAGTTCCTGTAAAACTGTTGATACCATTAAGTATCCAGCACATGTTTGCCATGTTTGGCGCATCCGTTCTGGTGCCTTTCCTGTTTGGCATCAGCCCGGCTATTGTGCTGTTTATGAATGGTATCGGGACCCTTTTATTTATTGCTATTACAAAGGGAAAAGCACCGGCTTACTTAGGTTCTAGTTTTGCTTTTCTGGCACCGGCATCTATTGTTATCCAGAATTTTGGTTATGAATATGCTTTAGGCGGTTTTGTGGCAGTTGGTTTCTGTGGCTGTATTTTAGCTCTGATCATTTATAAATTCGGTACAGATTGGATCAACATCGTGCTTCCTCCGGCAGCTATGGGCCCGGTAGTGGCGCTGATCGGTCTGGAACTGTCCTCTAATGCAGCTTCCAACGCAGGTCTTCTGGATGAGACCATTGACCCAAGAAAAATCATTGTATTCCTAGTGACTTTGGGGGTGGCTGTATTTGGTTCCATCCTGTTTCGCAAATTCCTGGCAGTTATCCCGATCCTCATTGCGGTTCTGGCCGGATATGCAGCAGCCATCATCTGCGGGATCGTAGATTTTGAAGAAGTAGCAGCAGCAAAGCTTATTGCCGTGCCTCATTTTACTTCCCCGAAATTTGATCCCCAGGCTATTATGATCATCCTTCCGGTCATTCTGGTCATCATTTCCGAACACATCGGACATCAGGTAGTTACCAGCAAGATCGTAGGAAGAGATTTGTTAAAAGATCCGGGACTTCACAGATCTTTATTTGCCGACAATTTTTCCACTATGCTTTCCGGTCTGATCGGTTCTGTGCCGACAACCACTTATGGTGAGAATATCGGGGTAATGGCAGTAACTGGTGTATACAGTGTCCGGGTTATTGCAGGTGCAGCCATTCTTTCTATCGTATGTTCCTTTGTAGGAAAGCTGTCTGCCCTTATCAGCACCATTCCGGGTCCTGTTATCGGTGGTATTTCATTTTTGCTTTACGGCATGATCGGAACCTCCGGTCTGCGCATCCTGGTAGACTCTAAGGTAGACTACTCTAAAAACCGTAACCAGATGCTCACAAGCGTTATCTTCGTAACCGGTCTTTCCGGCGCAGCCCTTCGCATTGGAAATATTGAGCTTACAGGAATGGTTCTTGCCTGTGTAGTAGGTATGACAATGAGTCTGGTATTCTATGTATTAGACAGATTCAAACTGACCAATGACCAGGTGGAGTGA
- a CDS encoding ferrous iron transport protein A codes for MVEPLSSLREGEIAEVVWIISEADIRDMLGRNGFLSGETVTCLFKNPARQLCVYKIRRRVVAMREEYTKEILVRRI; via the coding sequence GTGGTAGAGCCTTTATCCAGTCTGCGTGAAGGTGAAATAGCTGAGGTGGTATGGATCATCTCAGAAGCTGATATAAGAGATATGCTGGGGCGAAACGGCTTTCTGTCTGGTGAAACCGTCACCTGTCTGTTTAAAAACCCGGCACGGCAGCTATGTGTATACAAAATACGCAGACGGGTGGTTGCTATGCGGGAAGAATATACAAAAGAGATACTGGTACGGCGGATATAA
- a CDS encoding DEAD/DEAH box helicase: protein MNERGTSMEIKEECLAYLGQYYRELFFGTANKRYRSMTGADLKHRLNRLSQETLNGVEKPNELNDIHAMFAKVCAYLMHKEERLKPGAALDQLRENWKKMEDFCRMLAAKDMEYLPELTEEELEHVLKMQGIRRYLLTNSLERAYQLFYLPKTIKKGIRESVKRRPEDEYPQTRAMKRHFILHIGPTNSGKTHDALERLKTASHGAYFGPLRLLALEVYDRLNGENIPCSMITGEETLEVAGACCQACTVEMLNEHEYFDVAVVDECQMVADPYRGHNWTRAVLGLRAEEIHLCMAPEAEDIIVQMIRRCGDTFKILRHKRNTRLTLEEKPYSLKKDLKKGDALIVFSKKSVLALAAHLENQGVHCSVIYGSLPPATRREQVRRFLEKETEVVVSTDAIGMGLNLPIRRIVFIETRKFDGVGRRSLLPEEIKQIAGRAGRFGLYDEGFVAVLDDLELIKDGLKRRPIPIMKAYIGFPEQLLKLPAEIDTLVKIWAGMETPSIYEKMEVDELLALYVSFEHVQQDHMDEFSKEEIYKLITCSVDIDNKLVMDLWKDYCRDYRDVEELQFPYTPGPDLYDLESYYKMLDLYFQFSRKVGLPIQEENLLEERRNTEEEISRILKTECASYTRKCTICGRELSWDYPFSICERCFERGKRVHPRRR from the coding sequence ATGAATGAAAGAGGAACATCCATGGAAATAAAAGAAGAGTGTCTGGCCTATCTGGGGCAGTATTATAGGGAGCTGTTTTTCGGAACAGCCAACAAAAGATACCGTTCCATGACAGGAGCGGACTTAAAACACCGTTTAAACCGTTTAAGCCAGGAAACTTTAAACGGGGTGGAAAAACCAAATGAATTAAACGATATCCATGCCATGTTTGCAAAAGTATGTGCCTATCTCATGCATAAGGAAGAACGTTTAAAACCAGGTGCAGCTCTGGATCAGTTAAGAGAAAACTGGAAAAAAATGGAAGATTTCTGCAGGATGCTGGCAGCAAAAGATATGGAATATCTGCCGGAACTCACAGAAGAAGAGCTGGAGCATGTATTAAAAATGCAGGGCATCCGCCGCTACCTTCTTACTAATTCATTAGAGCGCGCTTATCAGCTGTTTTATCTTCCAAAGACCATTAAAAAGGGGATCAGGGAGTCTGTAAAACGCCGCCCGGAGGATGAGTATCCGCAGACCAGAGCCATGAAGCGCCATTTTATTCTTCATATAGGCCCAACAAACAGCGGAAAGACCCATGATGCCTTAGAACGGTTAAAAACAGCTTCCCACGGTGCCTACTTCGGTCCATTAAGACTTCTGGCACTGGAAGTTTATGACCGGCTGAACGGCGAAAATATTCCATGTTCTATGATAACAGGAGAAGAAACACTGGAAGTGGCAGGTGCCTGCTGTCAGGCATGTACCGTGGAAATGTTAAATGAGCATGAATATTTCGATGTAGCTGTTGTAGACGAATGCCAGATGGTAGCAGATCCATACAGAGGACACAACTGGACCAGAGCAGTTTTAGGACTCCGGGCAGAGGAGATCCATTTGTGTATGGCACCGGAGGCAGAAGATATTATCGTACAGATGATCAGGCGCTGCGGGGATACTTTTAAGATCCTTCGCCATAAGCGTAATACAAGACTTACCTTAGAAGAAAAGCCCTACTCATTAAAAAAAGACTTAAAAAAAGGCGATGCCCTTATTGTATTTTCAAAAAAATCCGTACTGGCCCTGGCAGCCCACCTGGAAAACCAGGGAGTACACTGCAGTGTTATCTACGGAAGTCTGCCTCCTGCTACCAGAAGAGAGCAGGTACGCCGCTTCCTTGAAAAAGAAACAGAAGTGGTAGTCAGTACCGATGCCATTGGAATGGGCTTAAACCTGCCGATCCGCCGTATTGTCTTTATTGAGACCCGGAAATTTGACGGAGTGGGCCGCAGAAGCCTGCTGCCCGAGGAAATCAAGCAGATCGCAGGCCGCGCAGGACGTTTCGGACTGTATGACGAAGGCTTTGTGGCTGTTTTGGATGATCTGGAATTAATAAAGGACGGACTAAAGAGGCGGCCGATCCCTATTATGAAAGCCTACATTGGCTTCCCGGAACAGCTGTTAAAGCTGCCGGCTGAAATCGATACACTGGTAAAAATATGGGCCGGCATGGAAACGCCTTCTATTTATGAAAAAATGGAAGTGGATGAACTGTTAGCACTGTATGTAAGCTTTGAACATGTGCAGCAAGACCACATGGATGAATTTTCCAAAGAAGAGATCTACAAGCTGATCACCTGCTCTGTGGACATTGATAATAAACTGGTCATGGATCTGTGGAAGGACTATTGCCGGGATTACCGGGATGTGGAAGAACTGCAGTTTCCATACACGCCGGGACCAGATCTGTATGATCTGGAAAGTTATTATAAAATGCTGGATCTGTATTTTCAGTTTTCCAGAAAAGTGGGACTGCCCATTCAGGAAGAAAATCTGTTAGAAGAGCGCAGAAATACAGAAGAAGAGATCAGCCGCATTTTAAAGACAGAATGTGCCAGCTATACCCGGAAATGCACCATCTGTGGAAGAGAACTTTCCTGGGATTATCCGTTTTCCATTTGCGAACGCTGCTTTGAACGTGGAAAAAGGGTACATCCCAGAAGAAGATAA